TATAACTATTTGGTTTGAGGAGACGGTGATGAATGCTCGACAGACGGCAATCTTGCTCATTCTCGGCTTCGCCTTAATGTTAATCGGTGCTAGCAAAATCTCTCAAGCCTCAGGAATGGTTTCTATGATTTGCTTAACTTCTGATTGCGCATCAAAATAAGCCCCACCCCCTTCGTTCTACCGAAACGTTTACCAAAAGATTATATTTAGCAATTATTAACACGCCTGTAGCATCTTCTTGCGCTCTCAACAGCTTTTTACAAACAGTCTTAGTTCTCGACAATATTCATTTACATCCTTTCGGCAAACTGTATTCAACAAAGAGGAAAAGACTCTTGCGTTGAACACTTGCATAAAAAAGGATGAAGAAAATGAAAAAGTTACTCTTAGCGGGTCTTGTACTAGCATCTACGATTGTATTTGCTGAAACGCCAGCGAAACCTGCACCAGCGCCGACAATTAAGTTGAGCCCTGCGCAAAAGAACACGATTAAATCTTGCTATGCCAATGCAACAATTAATGATGATGGACGTCCTGACCGCAAAGGGGTAGAAGCATGTTTGGCAAAGAATAAAATTGTGTTGCCGCATCATGAGCGCAAAGGTGGCTGGCGCGACATGAAACCAGAAGATAGAGCAAAAATGAAACAAGCGTTTGAAGATTGTCGTGCACAAGGTAAGCCAAGTGACGACAAAAAAGCAGATCATGAAGCCATGCATGCCTGCATGGAAGCAAAAGGGATTCAACTTCCATCGCACCACGGCAAACGTGACGGCCAAGGCAAGCCAGGCCCTAGAATGGAAAAACCAGCTTCGGCTAGCTAATTAACACCAGATTCAGAACAACCGACTCTCTCTTCCTGACGGCCCAATTGGGCCGTTTTTTTATGTGGAAAACGACTGCAGATTTCTGAGAATTTGGTCAAAGATTATTAAAAAAGCATCTTTTTTGGGGGGGCAATCATATTAAGCATCGAATTGAGGGGCTATGATCAACCACAGAATCATCTTAACAAGTTTTGACTTTAGTTAAAATACAAAGGATTCGATGCGAATGAATATGGCAACATTCCCTCACTTCGACAATCTTCGCAAAATCCATTCAGCTGGATTAGACGAGTTTTTAGAAATCCTACTGCATGCAAAAACGCCAGAGGAAGAGCGCATGCTTGTAGCAATGGTGTTAGGTGAACAGCAAACACAAGTTAGGCCGGAGGGCATTACCCTGCAAGATATGGTGCAGCTAGTATCGTTTTTTGATAATCCCCTACCACAGCATCATTAGCCACCGAGAAAGATCAATGCATGGACACTTTTTGCTTCTGTGCCCAGCAGTAAGTGATACCTAGAATACTAAACATCACAGCACTAATAATCACAAAATACCCATGAGCGCCCATATGCGTCATTGCAGTAGAGACGATGATTGGGCCAACAATCCCGCCGATGGAGAAAATAAGTAGCATTGCGGCGCTGATGGTGGTTCTTAGGTAATCAGGGATATGATCGTTTGCATAAGAAACGACCAATCCGTACACCGTAAAAGACAAACTGATATAGATGAAAATCAGCCCTTCTTGCCAGATGCTTTGTGACAAAAAGGAAATGATCGCGGTGAGCGTGCCGCCAAGCAGTACAACGACACGCAAAATTCGTATCCGTGAAAAGTGATCGGACAATTTACCAACAGGCCATTGCAAAGCAAATGCAGCAATCATTGCACCGCCCATAAAATGGGCAATTTCATCTAGTTGGTAATGTCGCTGTTTTAAGTAAACGGCCATCATCGAGTAAAACGAACCATTCAAACAACCAGCGCCAATGGCCCCCCATACAGCAAGAGGAAGCGCCTGGTACAGTTTCTTTAGGCTATCTAAATTTAAAATGGGCTTCTCTTTTGGCGCTTGATCGCCATAGGATTTGACCGGGCGGCCGGTAATCATCATTGGCAGTAGAGAAAGGCTAAACAAGCAGGTAATCAGTAAGTAGGGCGTATCAGAACTATTTTTTGAAAACTGTAATAAGCCCTGCCCTACGCTGCTAGCAAGATAGGCCGTGGTTAAGTAAAAAGAAAAGATACGACCACGCTGTTGATTCGTTACCGCGAGATTCATCCCACTTTCGATAACGGTAAACAAAATGGCCATACATGCGCCTTCTAGTAAGCGCAGAACGCCCCAAAAGGTAGGGTTGATATACAGCGCATGTCCTAGCACAGCAGTACACAAGACGGCGGCCATTGCGGCGTATGAACGCTCATGCCCCAACCTTGCAATAATAACGCCAGACGCCCACGCGCCAATCAAGAAACCTAAATAGTAAGCCGCCTGCACAGCCCCCACTACCGCAGGGGAAAATCCCGCCTGGGTGATGTCTACCGAAATCACGCTGGCAAACACCCCATTTCCCATCATCAATAAGGCATTACTAATTAAGATCGCTAGTACGGCTTTGATGAGATGGGTCATGCAGCAAGTCCAAATATAAAATGGGAGAGTAAATGGCGGGCAAAGTAAGGCGAATTCTAATTATTCTATTGTTTTACTAGGAATTACTTTGCAGTGAAACGACATAAATACATCAGAAAACGGCGTACTAAAAGACATAGCTCTATTGTTTAGTTAGAATTAAAAAATGTTTAGCGCGTTTGTCTAATATGAATGAATTAAACTAGCGACTAACCAAACTAATTTCCGCAGCAGCACGTATTAAATGAAATCTTCTTCTTTGCATCATATTGTGATGGTAGGCAGGCAAAATTTAGATAAAAGTAATCATCCTATCGATTTAATTACACAATATCTGACTAAAGATGCATTTTCATTTCAGTGGTTTCTGTCTAAAGAGCATACCTTTGTCGAGGCCAGAAATCGCTGGTTACAAAAATTCGACCGCATGCACATTGCACAAATCATTCGGAACTGGAAGCTACTCAATCGAATAGTGATACAACTAATCAAAAAAACCTATTGGCTTATGCATCCATCTGCACTGTTATATGTCTTATTCTATCGACAAAATAATCGTGTGATGGCAAATGAGATAGCTTGTCTTTTAAAAGCCATGCCAGCAGATGAAGTTGTGACATTGCTTTGCTATTCAGCAGGTGGCATCCAAGGTTCGTTGGCGA
The Leeia speluncae genome window above contains:
- a CDS encoding MFS transporter — encoded protein: MTHLIKAVLAILISNALLMMGNGVFASVISVDITQAGFSPAVVGAVQAAYYLGFLIGAWASGVIIARLGHERSYAAMAAVLCTAVLGHALYINPTFWGVLRLLEGACMAILFTVIESGMNLAVTNQQRGRIFSFYLTTAYLASSVGQGLLQFSKNSSDTPYLLITCLFSLSLLPMMITGRPVKSYGDQAPKEKPILNLDSLKKLYQALPLAVWGAIGAGCLNGSFYSMMAVYLKQRHYQLDEIAHFMGGAMIAAFALQWPVGKLSDHFSRIRILRVVVLLGGTLTAIISFLSQSIWQEGLIFIYISLSFTVYGLVVSYANDHIPDYLRTTISAAMLLIFSIGGIVGPIIVSTAMTHMGAHGYFVIISAVMFSILGITYCWAQKQKVSMH
- a CDS encoding alpha/beta family hydrolase, translated to MKSSSLHHIVMVGRQNLDKSNHPIDLITQYLTKDAFSFQWFLSKEHTFVEARNRWLQKFDRMHIAQIIRNWKLLNRIVIQLIKKTYWLMHPSALLYVLFYRQNNRVMANEIACLLKAMPADEVVTLLCYSAGGIQGSLASLESKVDHLICFGYPFQHPDKPPEAERTEHLAKLKTPTLIFQGTQDPYGHKDLEHTYQLSSSIHVELLDTDHEYRLSDTDCDRVYQQIKQFLQLPSEEKA